A region from the Brassica napus cultivar Da-Ae chromosome C8, Da-Ae, whole genome shotgun sequence genome encodes:
- the LOC106417700 gene encoding phytochrome A, protein MSGSRPTQSSEGSSRRSRHSARIIAQTTVDAKLHADFEESGGSSFDYSTSVRVTTPAVENNQPPRSDKVTTTYLHHIQKGKLIQPFGCLLALDDKTFKVIAYSENAPELLTMASHAVPSVGENSVLGVGTDIRSLFTAPSASALQKALGFGDVSLLNPILVHCRTSAKPFYAIVHRVTGSIIVDFEPVKPYEVPMTAAGALQSYKLAAKAITRLQSLPSGSMERLCDTMVQEVFELTGYDRVMAYKFHEDDHGEVVSEVTKPGLEPYLGLHYPATDIPQAARFLFMKNKVRMIVDCNAKHVKVLQDEKLSFDLTLCGSTLRAPHTCHLQYMANMDSIASLVMAVVVNEEEDGEATTTPQKRKRLWGLVVCHNTTPRFVPFPLRYACEFLAQVFAIHVNKEVELENQIVEKNILRTQTLLCDMLMRDAPLGIVSQSPNIMDLVKCDGAALLYKEKVWKLGKTPSEFHLQEIAFWLCEHHADSTGLSTDSLHDAGFPGALALGDSVCGMAAVRISSKDMIFWFRSHTAGEVRWGGAKHDPDDRDDARRMHPRSSFKAFLEVVKTRSLPWKDYEMDAIHSLQLILRNAFKDGEATDVNTNIIHSKLNDLKIDGIQELEAVTSEMVRLIETATVPILAVDSDGLVNGWNTKIAELTGLPVDEAIGKHLLTLVEDSSVDIVQRMLENALEGTEEQNVQFEIKTHLSRTDAGPISLVVNACASKDLHENVVGVCFVAHDLTAQKTVMDKFTRIEGDYKAIIQNPNPLIPPIFGTDESGWCTEWNPAMSKLTGLKREEVVEKMLLGEVFGTQKKSCCRLKNQEAFVNLGIVLNNAVVTSQEAEKVPFGFFTSGGKYVECLLCVSKKLDREGPVTGVFCFLQLASYELQQALHVQRLAERTALKRLKALAYIKREIRNPLSGIMFARKMMEGTELGPEQRRILQTSGLCEKQLSKILNDSDLESIIEGCLDLEMKEFTLNEVLTASTSQVMMNSNGKNVCVTNETKEEVMSETLYGDSIRLQQVLADIMLMAVNFTPSGRQLTVTASLRKDQLGRSVHLAYLEIRITHTGAGLPEFLLHQMFGSEEDVSEEGLSLMVSRKLVKLMNGDVQYLREAGKSSFIITAELAAASK, encoded by the exons ATGTCAGGCTCTAGGCCAACTCAGTCCTCTGAGGGCTCCTCAAGGCGATCAAGACACAGCGCTAGGATCATTGCACAGACCACCGTTGACGCAAAGCTCCATGCTGACTTCGAGGAGTCAGGAGGCAGTTCCTTTGATTACTCAACCTCAGTGCGTGTAACCACCCCAGCTGTGGAGAACAACCAGCCGCCGAGGTCCGACAAGGTGACCACGACATATCTCCATCACATACAAAAGGGAAAGCTGATCCAGCCCTTCGGCTGTTTGCTCGCCTTGGATGACAAGACCTTCAAAGTCATCGCGTACAGCGAAAACGCCCCTGAGCTCTTGACTATGGCTAGTCACGCGGTCCCCAGCGTCGGCGAGAACTCTGTTCTAGGCGTTGGGACGGATATAAGGAGCCTCTTCACTGCTCCTAGCGCCTCTGCGCTGCAGAAGGCTCTTGGATTCGGAGACGTCTCTCTTCTGAATCCCATTCTAGTCCACTGCAGGACTTCCGCGAAGCCGTTTTACGCGATTGTGCATAGGGTCACAGGGAGCATTATAGTCGACTTTGAACCGGTGAAGCCTTACGAAGTTCCCATGACGGCTGCTGGTGCGTTGCAATCTTACAAACTAGCTGCGAAAGCGATCACTAGGCTGCAGTCTTTGCCTAGCGGCAGCATGGAGAGGCTTTGCGATACGATGGTTCAAGAGGTTTTTGAGCTCACTGGATACGACAGAGTGATGGCTTATAAGTTTCATGAGGATGATCACGGCGAAGTTGTCTCCGAGGTGACGAAACCCGGTCTTGAGCCTTATCTTGGTCTGCATTATCCAGCCACTGATATCCCTCAAGCGGCTCGGTTTCTTTTTATGAAGAACAAAGTTCGGATGATCGTTGACTGCAACGCAAAACATGTGAAGGTGCTTCAAGACGAGAAGCTATCCTTTGATCTCACCTTGTGCGGCTCTACCCTTAGAGCGCCGCACACCTGCCATTTGCAGTACATGGCCAATATGGATTCTATTGCATCTCTTGTTATGGCGGTTGTAGTtaacgaggaagaagatggagaagctACTACTACGCCTCAAAAGAGAAAGAGGCTATGGGGTTTGGTGGTTTGTCACAACACAACTCCGAGGTTTGTCCCGTTTCCTCTCAGGTACGCCTGCGAGTTTCTAGCTCAAGTGTTTGCGATACACGTTAACAAAGAGGTGGAGCTGGAGAACCAGATCGTGGAGAAGAACATTCTCCGCACGCAGACGCTCTTATGCGATATGCTGATGCGCGATGCTCCTCTGGGGATTGTCTCTCAGAGTCCCAATATAATGGACCTTGTGAAATGCGACGGAGCAGCTCTTTTGTATAAAGAAAAAGTATGGAAGCTTGGAAAAACTCCAAGCGAGTTTCATCTACAAGAGATAGCTTTTTGGTTGTGTGAACACCACGCTGATTCAACCGGTCTAAGCACTGATAGCTTGCATGACGCTGGGTTCCCAGGAGCTTTGGCTCTTGGGGATTCAGTATGCGGAATGGCGGCGGTGAGGATATCTTCCAAAGACATGATTTTCTGGTTCCGTTCTCATACAGCTGGTGAAGTGAGATGGGGAGGTGCGAAGCATGATCCAGATGATAGAGATGACGCGAGGAGAATGCACCCGAGGTCATCGTTCAAGGCCTTTCTTGAAGTGGTTAAGACGAGGAGTTTGCCTTGGAAGGACTATGAGATGGATGCTATACATTCATTGCAGCTTATTCTGAGGAATGCTTTCAAGGATGGTGAAGCTACCGATGTGAATACGAATATTATTCACTCGAAGCTTAATGATCTGAAGATTGACGGTATACAAGAACTAGAAGCTGTGACTAGTGAGATGGTTCGTTTGATTGAGACTGCTACTGTGCCTATATTGGCGGTTGATTCTGATGGGTTGGTTAATGGTTGGAACACGAAGATTGCTGAGCTGACTGGTCTTCCTGTTGATGAAGCGATTGGGAAGCATCTCCTCACACTTGTTGAAGATTCTTCGGTGGATATCGTTCAGAGGATGTTAGAGAATGCATTAGaag GAACTGAGGAGCAGAATGTTCAGTTTGAGATCAAGACACATCTGTCAAGAACGGATGCTGGACCAATAAGTTTAGTTGTAAACGCATGCGCAAGCAAAGACCTCCACGAAAACGTGGTTGGTGTATGTTTCGTAGCCCATGATCTCACCGCACAGAAGACCGTGATGGACAAGTTCACTCGTATCGAAGGTGACTACAAGGCCATCATCCAAAACCCAAACCCTCTGATCCCGCCCATATTCGGAACCGACGAGTCCGGGTGGTGCACGGAGTGGAATCCAGCAATGTCAAAGCTAACCGGCTTGAAGCGTGAGGAGGTGGTGGAGAAGATGCTGTTGGGAGAAGTCTTTGGAACTCAAAAGAAGTCGTGCTGTCGTCTCAAGAATCAAGAAGCGTTTGTGAACCTTGGGATTGTGCTGAACAATGCTGTGGTGACAAGTCAGGAAGCTGAGAAAGTGCCGTTTGGTTTTTTTACGAGTGGTGGGAAGTATGTGGAGTGTTTGCTGTGTGTGAGTAAGAAGCTTGACAGGGAAGGTCCGGTGACTGGGGTGTTCTGTTTCTTGCAACTTGCTAGTTATGAGCTGCAGCAAGCGCTTCACGTGCAGCGTCTAGCTGAGCGTACTGCGCTGAAGAGACTAAAGGCTTTGGCTTATATAAAAAGAGAGATTCGGAATCCGTTGTCTGGGATCATGTTTGCAAGGAAGATGATGGAGGGGACTGAGTTAGGTCCTGAGCAGAGAAGGATCTTGCAAACTAGCGGTTTGTGTGAGAAGCAACTCAGCAAGATTCTTAATGATTCTGATCTTGAAAGCATCATTGAAGGATGCTTGGATCTTGAAATGAAAGAGTTCACCTTAAACGAAGTGCTGACTGCTTCCACAAGTCAAGTAATGATGAATAGCAACGGAAAGAACGTTTGCGTAACTAATGAAACAAAGGAAGAAGTAATGTCTGAAACTCTGTATGGAGATAGTATTAGGCTTCAACAAGTTCTTGCAGATATCATGTTGATGGCTGTTAACTTTACACCATCCGGACGTCAGCTAACTGTCACAGCTTCCTTGAGGAAAGATCAGCTTGGGAGATCAGTGCATCTTGCTTATTTAGAGATCag GATAACGCATACCGGAGCTGGGTTACCAGAGTTTTTGCTACACCAAATGTTTGGGAGTGAGGAAGATGTGTCGGAGGAAGGGTTAAGCTTGATGGTTAGCAGGAAACTGGTGAAGCTGATGAATGGAGATGTTCAGTACTTGAGAGAAGCTGGGAAGTCTAGTTTCATTATCACTGCAGAACTCGCTGCAGCAAGCAAATAG
- the LOC106417934 gene encoding transcription factor MYB61-like isoform X1: protein MGRHSGCYKQKLRKGLWSPDEDEKLLNHITHHGHGCWSSVPKHAGLQRCGKSCRLRWINYLRPDLKRGAFSQDEENLIVELHAVLGNRWSQIAAKLPGRTDNEIKNLWNSNIKKKLKQRGIDPNTHKPISVLDRDKPTTSSNDHMSLSSSSATNQDFFHVRPSDFSDYFNSNLGLSVDSSLCSMFPVQFSTGNVVGSVFQTHSCVKPSISLPPDNSSSTDQAAPNWEFQTNNTSSFTDNGGFTWSVSNLYPSLVRPNHNFEDLKWSEYVNTPISLPVFVKSEADYLANVSSLADPWSQSQNESLNTPEASDVFCKDLQPMAVSFGQSL, encoded by the exons ATGGGGAGACATTCTGGCTGTTACAAACAAAAGCTGAGAAAAGGGCTTTGGTCTCCCGATGAAGACGAGAAGCTTCTCAACCACATCACCCATCACGGTCATGGCTGCTGGAGCTCTGTTCCTAAACATGCCG GTTTGCAGAGATGTGGTAAAAGTTGCAGATTGAGATGGATCAATTACTTGAGACCTGATTTAAAGAGAGGAGCTTTCTCCCAAGACGAAGAGAATCTCATCGTCGAGCTACATGCAGTCCTTGGAAACAG ATGGTCACAGATTGCTGCTAAACTTCCGGGAAGAACCGACAACGAGATCAAGAATCTATGGAACTCGAATATAAAGAAGAAGCTGAAACAAAGAGGCATTGATCCAAACACACACAAACCCATCTCCGTACTTGACAGAGACAAGCCAACAACAAGCAGCAACGACCACATGTCTCTTAGTTCCTCCTCTGCGACTAACCAAGACTTCTTCCACGTAAGGCCATCTGATTTCTCCGACTACTTCAACTCCAACCTCGGACTCTCCGTTGATTCTTCCCTCTGCTCCATGTTTCCGGTGCAGTTTAGCACCGGAAACGTGGTTGGTTCTGTGTTTCAGACACACTCGTGTGTTAAGCCTTCGATTAGTCTTCCTCCGGACAACAGTTCGAGTACTGATCAGGCAGCACCTAACTGGGAGTTTCAGACAAACAACACTTCGAGTTTCACCGACAACGGCGGTTTCACATGGTCAGTCTCAAATCTTTATCCTTCTCTAGTCAGACCTAATCATAACTTCGAGGATTTGAAATGGTCAGAGTATGTGAACACACCGATCTCTCTACCGGTCTTCGTCAAATCAGAGGCAGATTACTTAGCCAATGTATCGAGCTTGGCAGATCCTTGGAGCCAAAGCCAGAACGAGAGTTTGAACACACCTGAAGCTAGTGACGTGTTCTGCAAGGACCTTCAGCCAATGGCCGTCTCTTTTGGTCAGTCCCTTtag
- the LOC106417934 gene encoding transcription factor MYB61-like isoform X4, giving the protein MGRHSGCYKQKLRKGLWSPDEDEKLLNHITHHGHGCWSSVPKHAGLQRCGKSCRLRWINYLRPDLKRGAFSQDEENLIVELHAVLGNRWSQIAAKLPGRTDNEIKNLWNSNIKKKLKQRGIDPNTHKPISVLDRDKPTTSSNDHMSLSSSSATNQDFFHFSTGNVVGSVFQTHSCVKPSISLPPDNSSSTDQAAPNWEFQTNNTSSFTDNGGFT; this is encoded by the exons ATGGGGAGACATTCTGGCTGTTACAAACAAAAGCTGAGAAAAGGGCTTTGGTCTCCCGATGAAGACGAGAAGCTTCTCAACCACATCACCCATCACGGTCATGGCTGCTGGAGCTCTGTTCCTAAACATGCCG GTTTGCAGAGATGTGGTAAAAGTTGCAGATTGAGATGGATCAATTACTTGAGACCTGATTTAAAGAGAGGAGCTTTCTCCCAAGACGAAGAGAATCTCATCGTCGAGCTACATGCAGTCCTTGGAAACAG ATGGTCACAGATTGCTGCTAAACTTCCGGGAAGAACCGACAACGAGATCAAGAATCTATGGAACTCGAATATAAAGAAGAAGCTGAAACAAAGAGGCATTGATCCAAACACACACAAACCCATCTCCGTACTTGACAGAGACAAGCCAACAACAAGCAGCAACGACCACATGTCTCTTAGTTCCTCCTCTGCGACTAACCAAGACTTCTTCCAC TTTAGCACCGGAAACGTGGTTGGTTCTGTGTTTCAGACACACTCGTGTGTTAAGCCTTCGATTAGTCTTCCTCCGGACAACAGTTCGAGTACTGATCAGGCAGCACCTAACTGGGAGTTTCAGACAAACAACACTTCGAGTTTCACCGACAACGGCGGTTTCACATG
- the LOC106417934 gene encoding transcription factor MYB61-like isoform X3, with translation MGRHSGCYKQKLRKGLWSPDEDEKLLNHITHHGHGCWSSVPKHAGLQRCGKSCRLRWINYLRPDLKRGAFSQDEENLIVELHAVLGNRWSQIAAKLPGRTDNEIKNLWNSNIKKKLKQRGIDPNTHKPISVLDRDKPTTSSNDHMSLSSSSATNQDFFHVRPSDFSDYFNSNLGLSVDSSLCSMFPVQFSTGNVVGSVFQTHSCVKPSISLPPDNSSSTDQAAPNWEFQTNNTSSFTDNGGFT, from the exons ATGGGGAGACATTCTGGCTGTTACAAACAAAAGCTGAGAAAAGGGCTTTGGTCTCCCGATGAAGACGAGAAGCTTCTCAACCACATCACCCATCACGGTCATGGCTGCTGGAGCTCTGTTCCTAAACATGCCG GTTTGCAGAGATGTGGTAAAAGTTGCAGATTGAGATGGATCAATTACTTGAGACCTGATTTAAAGAGAGGAGCTTTCTCCCAAGACGAAGAGAATCTCATCGTCGAGCTACATGCAGTCCTTGGAAACAG ATGGTCACAGATTGCTGCTAAACTTCCGGGAAGAACCGACAACGAGATCAAGAATCTATGGAACTCGAATATAAAGAAGAAGCTGAAACAAAGAGGCATTGATCCAAACACACACAAACCCATCTCCGTACTTGACAGAGACAAGCCAACAACAAGCAGCAACGACCACATGTCTCTTAGTTCCTCCTCTGCGACTAACCAAGACTTCTTCCACGTAAGGCCATCTGATTTCTCCGACTACTTCAACTCCAACCTCGGACTCTCCGTTGATTCTTCCCTCTGCTCCATGTTTCCGGTGCAGTTTAGCACCGGAAACGTGGTTGGTTCTGTGTTTCAGACACACTCGTGTGTTAAGCCTTCGATTAGTCTTCCTCCGGACAACAGTTCGAGTACTGATCAGGCAGCACCTAACTGGGAGTTTCAGACAAACAACACTTCGAGTTTCACCGACAACGGCGGTTTCACATG
- the LOC106417704 gene encoding germin-like protein subfamily 2 member 1 codes for MASPTPFLSIFLFFLITVSADPDMLQDLCVADLSSGIKVNGFPCKDAANVTSLDFFSQALANPGLTNNTFGALVTGANVMNLPGLNTLGVSLSRIDYAPGGSNPPHTHPRATEVVYVLQGTLDVGFLTTANKLISQSLKKGDVFAFPKGLVHFQKNNGDVPASVIAAFNSQLPGTQSLGATLFGSTPPVPDEILAQAFQTSSGTVKHIKTRFQPKK; via the exons ATGGCTTCACCAACTCCATTCCTCtccatcttcctcttcttcctcattaCAGTCTCCGCAGATCCCGACATGCTCCAAGACCTCTGCGTCGCTGATCTCTCCTCCG GAATCAAAGTCAACGGCTTCCCTTGCAAAGACGCAGCTAACGTCACGTCCCTCGACTTCTTCTCACAAGCACTAGCGAATCCAGGTCTCACCAACAACACATTCGGTGCCTTAGTCACAGGAGCCAACGTAATGAACCTGCCAGGACTCAACACACTCGGTGTCTCCCTCTCTCGCATCGACTACGCGCCAGGTGGTTCAAACCCGCCTCACACTCACCCACGTGCCACCGAAGTCGTCTACGTCCTCCAAGGAACACTCGACGTTGGGTTTCTCACGACCGCGAACAAGCTCATCTCTCAGTCTCTCAAGAAAGGTGACGTATTTGCTTTCCCCAAAGGACTTGTTCACTTCCAGAAGAACAACGGTGACGTTCCTGCCTCTGTCATTGCTGCTTTTAATAGTCAGCTTCCTGGAACTCAGTCTCTTGGTGCTACTTTGTTCGGCTCTACGCCTCCTGTTCCTGATGAGATCTTGGCTCAAGCCTTTCAGACGTCTTCAGGAACTGTTAAACACATTAAAACTAGGTTCCAACCCAAGAAATGA
- the LOC106417934 gene encoding transcription factor MYB61-like isoform X2 encodes MGRHSGCYKQKLRKGLWSPDEDEKLLNHITHHGHGCWSSVPKHAGLQRCGKSCRLRWINYLRPDLKRGAFSQDEENLIVELHAVLGNRWSQIAAKLPGRTDNEIKNLWNSNIKKKLKQRGIDPNTHKPISVLDRDKPTTSSNDHMSLSSSSATNQDFFHFSTGNVVGSVFQTHSCVKPSISLPPDNSSSTDQAAPNWEFQTNNTSSFTDNGGFTWSVSNLYPSLVRPNHNFEDLKWSEYVNTPISLPVFVKSEADYLANVSSLADPWSQSQNESLNTPEASDVFCKDLQPMAVSFGQSL; translated from the exons ATGGGGAGACATTCTGGCTGTTACAAACAAAAGCTGAGAAAAGGGCTTTGGTCTCCCGATGAAGACGAGAAGCTTCTCAACCACATCACCCATCACGGTCATGGCTGCTGGAGCTCTGTTCCTAAACATGCCG GTTTGCAGAGATGTGGTAAAAGTTGCAGATTGAGATGGATCAATTACTTGAGACCTGATTTAAAGAGAGGAGCTTTCTCCCAAGACGAAGAGAATCTCATCGTCGAGCTACATGCAGTCCTTGGAAACAG ATGGTCACAGATTGCTGCTAAACTTCCGGGAAGAACCGACAACGAGATCAAGAATCTATGGAACTCGAATATAAAGAAGAAGCTGAAACAAAGAGGCATTGATCCAAACACACACAAACCCATCTCCGTACTTGACAGAGACAAGCCAACAACAAGCAGCAACGACCACATGTCTCTTAGTTCCTCCTCTGCGACTAACCAAGACTTCTTCCAC TTTAGCACCGGAAACGTGGTTGGTTCTGTGTTTCAGACACACTCGTGTGTTAAGCCTTCGATTAGTCTTCCTCCGGACAACAGTTCGAGTACTGATCAGGCAGCACCTAACTGGGAGTTTCAGACAAACAACACTTCGAGTTTCACCGACAACGGCGGTTTCACATGGTCAGTCTCAAATCTTTATCCTTCTCTAGTCAGACCTAATCATAACTTCGAGGATTTGAAATGGTCAGAGTATGTGAACACACCGATCTCTCTACCGGTCTTCGTCAAATCAGAGGCAGATTACTTAGCCAATGTATCGAGCTTGGCAGATCCTTGGAGCCAAAGCCAGAACGAGAGTTTGAACACACCTGAAGCTAGTGACGTGTTCTGCAAGGACCTTCAGCCAATGGCCGTCTCTTTTGGTCAGTCCCTTtag